A section of the Candidatus Baltobacteraceae bacterium genome encodes:
- the accB gene encoding acetyl-CoA carboxylase biotin carboxyl carrier protein, translated as METPDQDTATLKELLALMHEHDLDRLKVKVGDAVYEIVRREPAAAAVPAPVSNAPAAPPANEPSPAAPANVKKIVAPLTGVFYRSASPDAESYVQIGDRVENGDVVCILEAMKLFNEIQSDYSGTIARIVPGNGELVSQGEDLFWIEP; from the coding sequence ATGGAAACGCCCGACCAAGACACTGCGACGCTCAAAGAGCTGCTCGCGCTCATGCACGAGCACGATCTCGACCGCTTGAAAGTCAAAGTCGGCGATGCCGTCTACGAAATCGTGCGTCGCGAACCCGCTGCGGCGGCCGTACCGGCGCCGGTTTCGAACGCGCCGGCAGCGCCGCCGGCAAACGAACCCTCGCCGGCGGCACCGGCGAACGTCAAGAAGATCGTCGCGCCCCTGACCGGCGTGTTCTACCGGTCGGCGTCGCCCGACGCGGAATCGTACGTCCAGATCGGCGATCGCGTCGAGAATGGCGACGTCGTCTGCATCCTCGAAGCGATGAAACTTTTCAACGAGATCCAAAGCGACTATAGCGGTACGATCGCGCGTATCGTTCCGGGCAACGGCGAACTCGTTTCGCAAGGTGAAGATCTGTTTTGGATAGAGCCGTAG